The proteins below come from a single Oscillospiraceae bacterium genomic window:
- a CDS encoding FAD-dependent oxidoreductase, protein MLLVRNIRLPLTCPDPDAEAAAKALAILRVPARKAAHCGVAKLSVDARHGAPVLVYTIAVTLKDEGEESALAGASPCVCFTQPPAFTFPRGKMPLAHRPVVVGLGPAGLFAALLLARSGYRPLVLERGPALDERIRAVSHFEKTGELDPNANIQFGEGGAGTFSDGKLTTRVGDPLCAFVTGAFLDHGAPADIAWRQKPHVGTDLLRDVIRSIRGEIESLGGEVRFNTALTGLQIRNGALTGIDTTAGSVACEQLILAVGHSARDTFAMLHELGLPLACKPFSVGFRAEHLQTEIDKSLYHGAAGHPALPKGEYQLSQHVSGGRCVYTFCMCPGGTVCAAASEEGGVVTNGMSLHARDGKNANAAVVVSVDGSDFDNDPVQAVAFQRQLEQAAYRAGGGEYRAPAQTVGSFLAGGSALALDRVEPTYPRGVTPCDLGNLLPTELGGALREGMTAFGRKLAAYRAPDAVLTGLETRTSSPVRLERGKEDLQCTGLSGLYPCGEGAGYAGGIMTAAVDGVRCAAELMKNWAPAE, encoded by the coding sequence ATGCTTCTAGTCCGCAATATCCGCCTGCCGCTGACCTGCCCCGACCCGGACGCCGAGGCGGCGGCCAAGGCTTTGGCCATTCTCCGCGTGCCCGCCCGCAAGGCGGCGCACTGCGGTGTGGCAAAGCTCAGCGTGGACGCCCGGCACGGTGCGCCGGTGCTTGTCTACACCATCGCAGTCACACTCAAGGACGAGGGTGAGGAATCGGCGCTGGCCGGGGCCTCGCCCTGCGTCTGTTTCACACAGCCGCCTGCCTTTACCTTTCCCCGGGGCAAAATGCCGCTGGCACACCGCCCGGTGGTCGTGGGCCTTGGCCCGGCGGGCCTCTTTGCCGCGCTGCTGCTGGCCCGCAGTGGCTACCGCCCGCTGGTGCTGGAGCGCGGCCCCGCCCTTGATGAGCGTATCCGCGCGGTCAGCCATTTTGAAAAGACCGGTGAGCTGGATCCGAATGCCAACATCCAGTTTGGCGAGGGCGGCGCGGGGACCTTCTCGGACGGCAAGCTGACCACCCGTGTCGGCGACCCGCTATGTGCCTTTGTGACGGGGGCGTTCCTCGACCACGGCGCGCCGGCAGATATTGCCTGGCGGCAAAAGCCGCATGTCGGCACCGACCTTCTGCGGGATGTGATCCGCAGCATCCGCGGGGAGATAGAGTCTCTGGGCGGGGAGGTGCGGTTCAACACGGCGCTGACCGGCCTGCAGATCCGAAACGGTGCCTTGACCGGCATTGATACTACGGCAGGCAGCGTTGCCTGTGAGCAGCTTATCCTTGCCGTGGGGCACAGCGCCCGGGATACCTTTGCCATGCTGCATGAGCTGGGCCTGCCGCTTGCGTGCAAGCCCTTCTCGGTCGGCTTCCGCGCCGAGCATCTGCAGACGGAGATCGACAAAAGCCTGTACCACGGTGCGGCAGGGCACCCGGCGCTGCCGAAGGGCGAGTACCAGCTCAGCCAGCATGTCAGCGGCGGGCGCTGCGTCTATACCTTCTGCATGTGCCCGGGCGGCACGGTCTGCGCCGCCGCCAGTGAGGAGGGCGGCGTTGTCACCAACGGCATGAGCCTGCACGCCCGCGATGGCAAAAACGCCAATGCGGCGGTGGTCGTCAGCGTGGACGGCAGTGACTTTGACAACGATCCGGTTCAGGCGGTGGCGTTCCAGCGTCAGCTTGAGCAGGCCGCTTACCGCGCAGGCGGCGGGGAATACCGCGCCCCGGCGCAGACGGTCGGCAGCTTTTTGGCGGGGGGCAGCGCATTGGCGCTGGACCGTGTGGAGCCGACCTACCCCCGGGGTGTGACGCCCTGCGATCTCGGCAACCTGCTCCCCACGGAGTTGGGCGGTGCCCTGCGCGAGGGTATGACGGCCTTTGGCCGTAAGCTGGCAGCCTACCGCGCCCCCGATGCCGTGCTGACGGGTCTTGAGACCCGCACCAGCAGCCCGGTGCGCCTTGAACGCGGCAAAGAGGACCTGCAGTGTACCGGCCTGAGCGGCCTTTACCCCTGCGGTGAGGGTGCCGGTTATGCAGGCGGCATCATGACCGCTGCCGTCGATGGTGTGCGCTGCGCCGCCGAGCTGATGAAGAATTGGGCACCTGCAGAATGA
- a CDS encoding CdaR family protein translates to MPSPNKPAAPGPMGAVPKGPRTFWNNPVFMMVLALIMGFATWTIVTVYIDPQGSKTVTKVPINYTSGASAYTSQGLDIVEKPDLEGVTVKVEGNGTIIGNIQNSDIMVYPSYAGVSGPGKVTLRLQARVTNTTDFPGDIECTVESPDTIDVVFDEVSEKTFPVTVDASAVPISNGYMLNKTTAVPAEITLRGPTSELDQVSSIVAPVQIDGELADTTTVPATLQLRDEVGNVFTPQYISMESDSANVTLTVYQVRELPLKVDFIGTPNGFDVESLHYSLTQQTLRVAGPARTISTLESLTVTDFDLAREFEPGRDYQRLIELPAGIVSLDGVTNVTLDFDTSEMGSTKLNVSNIRAINVPSNYELQILSSLVSGVTLYGPADEIEKLNADSIVAQIDCQSLNLTVGQQTIAVSIQIPSATRIFATGSYTVQCEVTSK, encoded by the coding sequence ATGCCAAGCCCGAATAAGCCCGCCGCCCCGGGGCCGATGGGGGCAGTGCCCAAGGGACCGCGCACCTTCTGGAACAACCCAGTCTTTATGATGGTGCTGGCGCTCATCATGGGCTTTGCGACTTGGACCATTGTAACGGTCTACATCGACCCCCAAGGCTCCAAGACAGTGACCAAGGTACCCATCAACTACACCAGCGGTGCCTCCGCCTACACCTCTCAGGGGCTGGACATCGTGGAAAAGCCTGACCTCGAGGGCGTTACCGTCAAGGTCGAGGGCAATGGCACGATCATCGGCAACATTCAGAACTCCGACATCATGGTCTATCCCAGCTATGCCGGTGTCAGCGGCCCGGGCAAGGTGACGCTGCGCCTGCAGGCCCGCGTGACCAACACGACCGACTTCCCCGGGGACATCGAGTGTACGGTCGAAAGCCCCGATACGATTGATGTTGTCTTTGATGAGGTGAGCGAAAAGACCTTCCCGGTCACGGTGGACGCCTCCGCCGTGCCGATCTCCAACGGCTATATGCTCAATAAGACCACTGCTGTGCCCGCTGAGATCACGCTGCGCGGCCCCACGAGCGAACTGGATCAGGTGTCCAGCATCGTGGCCCCTGTGCAGATCGACGGCGAGTTGGCCGATACCACGACCGTGCCCGCAACCCTGCAGCTGCGGGATGAGGTCGGCAATGTCTTTACGCCGCAGTATATCTCGATGGAGAGCGACTCCGCCAATGTGACACTGACCGTTTATCAGGTGCGGGAGCTGCCGCTCAAGGTGGACTTCATCGGCACGCCGAACGGCTTTGATGTGGAAAGCCTGCATTATTCGCTCACCCAACAGACGCTGCGCGTGGCAGGCCCGGCCCGCACCATCAGCACGCTGGAATCCCTGACCGTCACCGATTTTGACCTTGCCCGCGAGTTTGAGCCGGGCCGCGACTACCAGCGTCTGATTGAGCTGCCGGCCGGTATCGTTTCGCTGGACGGTGTGACCAATGTGACGCTGGATTTTGACACCTCCGAGATGGGCTCCACCAAGCTGAATGTATCGAACATCCGCGCCATCAATGTGCCCAGCAACTATGAGCTGCAGATACTCTCCAGCCTTGTCAGCGGCGTCACGCTCTACGGCCCGGCGGATGAGATCGAAAAGCTGAACGCCGACAGCATTGTGGCGCAGATCGACTGCCAGAGCCTGAACCTGACAGTGGGCCAGCAGACGATTGCCGTCAGCATCCAGATCCCGTCCGCGACCCGCATCTTTGCCACCGGCAGCTATACCGTCCAGTGCGAGGTCACATCGAAGTAA
- the cdaA gene encoding diadenylate cyclase CdaA, translating to MLPNQTLNAILSSLRTFDPLSDTLDILIISFVFYQLLQFARKSRAGQLVKGILLILVFYGLAVMLNLKTVTWALNNVITIGFMAAVVIFQPELRRTLERMGQSTMWANLMLGNRRSDPSLRGAWQSAVVAICDAAEQLSDTRTGALMVLERNNNLDEIIRTGTPMHADVIPEMLGTIFYEGTPLHDGAVVIRDGVIVAAGCVLPLSNNLEMGKDMGTRHRAGLGMSENSDAIVVIVSEETGIISMAKNGVLIRRLDRQNLFNLLQEEIVPPEEAEAEKASPLQRLLRKGGALNHAKPE from the coding sequence ATGCTGCCCAACCAGACGCTCAACGCTATTTTAAGCAGTTTGCGCACCTTTGACCCGCTGTCCGACACGCTGGACATCCTGATCATATCGTTTGTGTTTTACCAGCTTTTGCAGTTCGCCCGCAAATCCCGCGCGGGCCAGCTTGTCAAGGGCATCCTTCTGATTCTGGTGTTCTACGGTCTGGCGGTTATGCTGAACCTAAAGACCGTCACATGGGCGCTGAACAATGTCATCACCATCGGCTTTATGGCTGCGGTGGTCATCTTCCAGCCGGAGCTGCGCCGCACGCTGGAGCGGATGGGCCAAAGCACGATGTGGGCCAACCTGATGCTCGGCAATCGGCGCAGCGACCCCTCGCTGCGCGGTGCATGGCAGAGCGCTGTCGTTGCAATCTGCGATGCGGCAGAGCAGCTTTCGGACACCCGCACGGGCGCCCTGATGGTGCTTGAGCGCAACAACAATCTGGACGAGATCATCCGCACCGGCACGCCGATGCACGCCGATGTGATCCCCGAAATGCTGGGAACGATCTTCTATGAGGGGACGCCCCTGCATGACGGTGCAGTCGTGATTCGGGACGGTGTGATCGTTGCGGCCGGCTGCGTGCTGCCGCTGTCCAACAACCTCGAGATGGGCAAGGATATGGGTACCCGCCACCGCGCCGGTCTTGGTATGAGTGAGAATTCCGATGCCATCGTTGTCATTGTCAGTGAGGAGACCGGCATTATCTCGATGGCCAAAAACGGCGTTCTGATCCGCCGTCTGGACCGTCAGAACCTGTTCAATCTGCTGCAGGAGGAGATCGTTCCCCCTGAGGAAGCCGAGGCCGAAAAGGCCTCGCCGCTGCAAAGGCTGCTGCGCAAGGGAGGTGCACTGAACCATGCCAAGCCCGAATAA